The DNA sequence AGCTAAAAGTAGAAGAAGGTCCATCTGAAATAGTAAAAGAAAATAAAATAAAAAAAATTACTCTATCTGCAAATAGCTCTACAATGGCATTAAAAACAGCTGAAAAACAGATAAAAGAAGTGATAAATAATATGGAACTTCCTAAAGGAGTTACTTATAAATTTGGTGGAGAAAGTGAACAATTTTCAAAAGTGATGAAAGACTTAACCATAGCATTAGCATTAGCTATATTCTTAATATATTTCATTTTGGCTACACAATTTGAATCATTTATATTACCGCTTATAGTAATGGGAACTTTGCCACTATCTGTAATTGGGATAATAATAGGACTTGTAATAACTGGAACTAATTTTAGTATGATGGTAATGATTGGAATAATAATGTTAGCGGGAATAGTTGTAAATAATGCAATAGTATTAATAGACTATATACATTCGTTAAGGGAAAAAGGGGTAGAATTAGTAGAAGCTATTAAAAAAGGTGGAGAAACTAGACTAAGACCTATACTAATGACAACATTTACAACAATATTTGGGATGATTCCATTAGCTTTAGGAATAGGAGAAGGTTCAGAATTTTTTAAAGGAATGGCAATTTCAGTAATATTTGGATTAGGGTTTGCAACGTTATTGACATTAGTAGTGATTCCTGTAATGTATTCAATAGTTGAAGGGATTAAGGAAAAAAGGAAAATAAGAAAAGAAATAAAATAAATTTACACACACTCTCTCCCTTTTTCCGATTTGGGTTTCCATTTTGGAGGAAGGGAGTTTTTATTTGAGATATTTAATTAGAAAATAAAGATAGAAAAAATTAGAAAAATAAGCTAGAATAGTAGTAAGGGCAATTCGTGAATTGCCCTTACAGCAGAGGTGTTAGATGCTATAAATGAAATAAATTTGTTTAGAATTTTTTTATTTAAAATAACAAATAGTAGGGGCGTTGCCGTTGGCACGCCCAAACATATAAAAATACATTTAAAATTTTGTATACAAATGGAATTTACGAAATGGATAATATATGGGGAAATGAGATGTAAAAAAATAGGGTTTGCCACCGGCAAACCCCTACGGGTCATGTGTATTCAATGCTATATTTGTTTAAAATGTAACATTGAACAGGGGAAATATTATAAAGTAAAATTATCATTATCAAAAAAGAAAGGGGGACAAATGGAAAAAATATTAATAGTTGAAGATGAAAAAAGAATTTCCAGATTTATTGAATTACAATTAAAACATGAAGGATATAAAATAGATAGTGCTTTTGATGGACGAGAGGCTTTGGATAAAATTAAAAATGGAGATTATGATTTGGTATTATTGGATATAATGATTCCTAAAATTAATGGAATAGAAGTATGCAGAAGAGTGCGGGAATATTCAAATATTCCTATAATTATGGTAACTGCAAAAGATGAAATGACAGATAAAGTTATTGGATTGGATTTGGGGGCAAATGACTACATAACAAAGCCTTTTGAGATAGAAGAACTTTTAGCAAGAATAAGAGTTCAATTAAGAGGTAAAACAAGTGGGGGAAAAACGGAAGGAAATATATTAAAAGCAGAAGATTTAATTATGAATATAGAACAATGTATTGTAAAAAGAGGAGAGATAGAGATTGAATTGTCAAAAAAAGAGTTTGAACTGTTAGAATATCTTTTGATAAATAAAGGAATTGTAGCAACAAGAGATAAAATTTTAAATAATGTATGGGGATATGATTATTTTGGAAATGATAATATTTTGGATGTTCATATAAAACATTTGAGAGATAAAATTGATAAGCCATTTGAGAAGAAGCTTATTAAAACTGTGAGGGGATTTGGATTTACTATAAAAAAATAGAAGAATTAAAAAGAGAAAGGAGCTTAGATAATGAAAATTTTTAAAAAATGGAAATTATCCAATAAATTGGCATTTACATATGGATTTGTATTTTTAATTACTTTTGCTACAATAAATTTTGTTATTTTTAGAACTATTTTTGTATTTGGGGAGAAAGAGGCAAATGCACAGATGTCAGAAGTAAAAGAAATGGTAAAAAATGAGATAAATAATATGGTTGAATTAAACAAAGGAGAAATGGAAAATAGAAAAAGAACTTATCAAATAGCAGAAAATATTTTGAAAAAAGGATTTGATACATATATTAGAATTTATAATGATGATAAAATTATTGTTAATTCATTGGATAAAAATATTCCCAAATTTGATTATAAAAAAGATATTGAAAAATCAAAATTAGAAAAAATTGGAGATAAAGTTTATTCTGTATATAATTTAAAATTAGATTTTAAAGGAAAAGAGATGTATATTCAATTTATAATGGATATAACAAGACAGTATGGATTTATAAAATTATTAAGAAAAAATATGATAATTGGAGAATTAATAGGACTTTTGATATCTATATTAGTGGGGAAATATTTAAGTAAGAGTTTATTAAAACCTATAAAAGAGATAACTAAAAATGCTAAATATATTACAATTAATGATTTGAGTAAAAGAGTATATTTGTCAAATAAACATGATGAAATATATGAATTGGGGAAGGTGCTTAATGAGATGATTAGTAGATTAGAAGAGTCGTTTAAAAATCAGAATAAATTTATATCAGATGCTTCACATGAACTTAGGACACCGTTATCTGTAATGCAGGGATATTTAGAAATAATAGATGGATGGGGAAAAAATGAAAAAGAAGTTTTGGATGAATCTATAATTGCATTAAAAGAAGAAGTGACTAATATGAAAAATTTAGTGGAAAAATTATTGTTTTTGGCAAAAGGTGAAAGTGGGAATATAAAGCTAAATAAAGAAAAAGTTATGCTTAATAAATTAGTAGAAAAGGTGATTAGAGATACAGAGATAATGGTGCCAGATTATAAAATTATTAATAATATTAATGATGAAATAGAGGTGGAAATAGATTCAAATTTAATACAACAATGTATGAGAGGAATTATAGACAACAGTATAAAATATAGTCAAGTCGATAAAAAAATAGAAATTAATTCGATAAATAAAGAGGGTATTGCTAAAATATCTATTAAGGATAATGGGATTGGAATGGAAAAAGAGGAATTAGATAAAGTTTTTGATAGATTTTATAGAATTGATGAATCTAGGACAAAAGATACAGGTGGGACAGGGCTTGGATTATCAATTGTAAAAACAATAATGGATCTGCATAATGGAGATATAAAAATAGATAGTCAGATGGGGAATGGGACTGAGATAACTATGATTTTTAAGTTGGATGTGAATAGGGATGGGGGGGATTAAGTAAAATAAAAGTTAGATGTAATTTTTTTGATAATTGAATAAAAAGATGGTATACTTATAATAAGAAACTGATTTGAAGATAATTTATATATTTTTTAATACTCTTAAAAAACTTATGATAGGGTTGGAATTACTTAGGAATGGCTTAAAAATAACCTTCCGATTTTGTTTTAAAATACGCAATGGTTTAGGAATGATTTAAAAACAACCTTTTTATTTTGTTTTAAAATACGTAATGGTTCAAGCGTTTTTATAACAAAATGTATAAAATTATTTTTAAACATTCTTTAAGCGTTTTTATAACAAAAATGAGAAACTTATTTTTTAAACGTTCCTTAAATTAATTTTTTTGTATCTGGAATCTATAAGGGAGAGTGAATTCTCATGATAAAAAAAGAGTTTATAGCAAGATTATCAGCAAAGCTTGGAGAAAGAAGAGACAGAACTTATGAAGTGGTAGAAAGTTTCTGGGAAACTTTGGGGGAGTGTTTAGAGGAGGATGGGGAATTAAAATTATCAAGTTATGGAGTATTTAAAGTAAAAGAAACTGTAGAAAGAAATGTAAAACATCCAACAACTAAAGAGATAATAATAATTCCAAAGAAAAATGTTATAAAATTTTATGCAAGTAATAAATTAAAGATGAAAATAAATAATGATAGTAAAAAATCTAACTCTAAAAAGAGATTTTCGATAAAAGATGTTATGAAAAAAATCCCTAATATTTTTGGAAAAAAAATATAAAGTTTTTGATAAAATAATCGATAATAAATATGTGATTAACATTTTTTAACCCTATCCATAAAAATAGAGAACTAACCTGGTTCTCTATTTTTATTTTTTTGGATTTATAAAATTATTATTTCAATTTATATTTATAACCATATTCTTCATAAATTCTATTAATTGTACCATCTTTTTCCAGTTTTTCTATAATTCGATCATATTGTTTTAGAAATTTTTTGATTTTTTCTTCTCTTGTTGTATTTTCATGTGAAGTAGGTTTAAAAAAATCAGAATGAATACAAATAGGATCATAATATAGTTTATCTTTAAGAGGTTTTTTTAAATAATCAATTTTATCTAGAACACCAGCTTCTTTTGATTCATAAAGAGTTGAACGTGTATTTAATGGAACTAAATCAAATCTTTTTCCAATTAATTTTTTTATTTGTAAGTTATTTTTGCTAGCATAATCAAATTTTAAAAATTTTTCAGCTTTCCAAAATTCTTCAGTATAAGAGGTTCCTCTAGTAACTCCTATTGTGTAATTTTTTAGATCTTCTAATTTATTATAGAATATTTTGTTTTTGTCTTCTTTTCGAATAAAAAAGTTCCATTTTATTCTTCTATATGATTTTTGAGGATATGCTAAAAATGAGAGTCTACTTTTTTTTATAGAATATCCTATTAACATTGAACATCTTCCTCTTTTTGCATATTCAACAGCTCTTTTAACTGCAGCAACAAACTTAAATTTATAGTTACTGATTTTCATATCTTTCATAACAAGTTGTAAAATTTCAATTGAAATTCCTTTTGTTGGACTAATTTTAAAAGGTTTTGTTGGTGTAGCATATATAATAAATTCTTTTCCATCATTTCCTAAAATGACATTGTTGAAAATAAGGCTTAAACTTATAATAAATAGTATTTTTTTTAACATTTTTATCACTCCTTTTTAAGATATTTTAAAAATAACATTCCAATTTTGTTATAAAATACGCAACGATTTAAGTACTTTTATAACAAAATACACAAAATTTATTTTTTAAACGTTCCATAAGAAAAAACTAGTCATCTTTTTTTGATTAAATCTTTCTATAAAATATATACAATAAAAATTTTTATTTCCTTTTTTTTAGTATGCGATTTTTCAAATTGAAATTTTTCAGAATCCCAAAATTTAGAAAAATATTTATACTCTACCAGATAAAAGCGTAGCTTATTTTTTTCTTTTCAATAAAAGCAATTGACAATTTATCTTTTTTGTAGTACAATAAATTAAGTAAATAGTTAATTAGTTAAAGGAGGAAAATTATGTTTGGATGGTTAGATAATTTAGTTAGGTATATTGTAGAAAATATTTTTAATATATCTATGGATACAAGGCTTGGAGGAAGTGTTCATTTTTTTATATATGATACTGTGAAAATTTTAATTTTATTATCTTTTATGATTTTTATAATATCTTATGTTAGAAGTTATTTTCCTGCAGAGCGAACTAAGAAAATTTTAGAAAGATTTAGCGGTATTACAGCAAATATAATGGCATCGTTATTGGGAATAGTTACGCCATTTTGTTCTTGTTCATCAGTTCCATTGTTTATAGGATTTGTAGAGGCAGAGGTTTCCTTAGGGGTTACATTTTCATTTTTAATAACATCACCTATTGTGAATGAAGCGGCATTTGCTATTTTATTAGCATCATTTGGTTGGAAAATTGCTACTATTTATGTTATAACAGGAGTAGTAGTTGGAGTAATAGGAGGAATTATTATTGACAAACTACATATGGAAAAATATGTAGAAGAGTATGTGTATCAAATGAAAGTTGGAGATGTAGATATAGTTAAGATGAGTCAAAATGAGAGAGTAAACTTTGCAAAAGATAATGTAATAGAAATAGTAAAAAAAGTTTGGTTGTTTTTATTAATAGGAATAGGATTAGGAGCTCTAATACATGGATGGGCACCGCAAGAGATGTTAGCAAAATATGCAGGGCCTAATAATCCATTTGCAGTATTAGTAGCAGTAATATTAGGAGTTCCACTTTATTCAAATGCTTTAGGAACAATACCAATAGCAGAAGCTCTTATTAATAAAGGAGTAGGAATTGGAACAGCTCTTGCATTTATGATGGCAGTAACAGCAATGTCAATGCCAGAAATGATATTATTAAGAAAAGTAATAAAACCTAAGTTAATAGCAACTTTTGTAACAATAACTGGAATAGGGATTGTATTGGTAGGGTATTTATTTAACTGGTTATTGTAAAGCTATAGAAAAAACAAAAATTATAATGGGAGGTAATGAAAATGGGAAAAAAATTACCAGAAAAATTTGCTAAATGGCATGGAGTGGATAGGACTAAAATTCCTTGGTATCCAATAGTTGATACAGAAAAATGTATTGGATGTAAATTATGTTTTGTATCTTGTGGTAGGGGTGTTTATAACTTTGATATGAAGAGTAATAAAGCAATAGTTGAAAACAAATTTCAATGTCTTGTGGGTTGTACAACTTGTGCAGCAATATGTCCAGTTGAAGCTATATCATTTCCAGATAAGGAAATAGTACATGAAATAGAAAAAGAGGAAAAAATATTAGTAAAAATACAAAAAATAGCAAAAGAGAAAAAAATTAAAATGGATATAGATAAAATAGAAAAAGAAGTATTGGAAAATATATCTAAAGCTAAAATTTCAAAAGAATATGAGATAGCTGGGCTTATAATAGGTAAAGAAATATTTAAAGAAATTTATTCAGAAATTAAAGATTGCTCTGTTGATATTGTAGATATTAATATTAAAACTTCATCATTAAGAGGAACTATAGATTTAGATGCTCCAACTGTAGCTACATTTAAAATTATATCAACAGAGATGGAGGATATAACTAAATGTGAAGATAAGATAGCAAAGTTAATAGTAAAAAATGGTATTGTAATTCTAAAAAAAGATTAAATAATATTAAAAAAATAAAAAAGAAAGAAGGGTAATAAAATGATTAAAAAAATTCAAAAGAATTTGTCAGGAAATATGTTGATATACACATTTTTAGTTATGATTGGAGGATTTGGTGTTGGATATATTTTTCCAAATGCTAAAAAATTATCTACATATATATTGCCAATAGTATTTATTATGATATATCCAATGATGATAAATATTTCATTAGCTTCTTTGAAAAAGATAAAAGGATCGACTAAACCTTTAATAGAAGCAACAATATTAAATTTTATTTATGCACCAGCTTTTTTATATATTTTGACTAGTATATTTATAGCAGATCCAAGAATAAAATTAGCTTTAATGCTTTTAGCAGTAGCACCAGCATCTAGTATGGGATTAGGATATATTGGGCTTGCAGAAGGACATATGGTAACAGGAGCTATAATTGTAGCAGTAGCATTTATCCTTTCAATTTTTGTTTATCCAATTGCAGGGAGTTATTTTGCAGCAGGAGCAAACATAGTATTGCCATTACCATTAATGTTAAAAAATTTAGGAGTAATATTAATTTTACCTTTAGCCTTAGGTATAATAACTAGAGAATTAATAATGAAAAAGCATGATGAAAAAGTATATAATAGTAAATTTAAACCTGTATTTTCAGTAGTAACATTGGCATCTTTATATCTTTTAATGTTTACAATATTTGCTTCGAAAGCAGATTTAATAATAAAAAATTACAAAGCTATAATTATGATAGCTCCAGTAGCTATAATTTATTATACTGTTACTATATTTTTTACAATATACATGAATAAAACAGTTTTAAAATTTGAATATGGTCATCATCAAGCTGTAGTATTCACAAGTGTTAGTAAAAATATTGCATTAACAATAGCAATTATAATAGCTATTTTTGGAAAAGATGGACAATATATGGCAATAGCACCAGCAATAATGTCATTATTTCAGCCAATATTTTTAATGACATATTTAAAATCAAGTGGAAAAGTAAAAAAACATTTTAATGTGTCTAAAAATTAAAGGATATTTTTTTAATTTTATCATAAGCTTGAAGTTGAGAAAAATATTCAGAATAAAGTTAGATTTGAGAGGTAAAAAAATAAAAAAAGGAGAGATTTATTATGAAAAAGAAAGAATTAAGTGAAATTAAAACAGAGGCAGCTAAAAAAACAATTACTATGCAACATGAAAAATTTGGAAAAACAATAGGAGTTAATGGATGTGCAGGAAGCTCTAATTTAGGACAAAAAAGTTTTTTCATATCAAGAGAATTGACTAAAAGATTTCCAAATGCTTTTATGAGATGTCCATTAGGATTATATCCAGAGGTAGAAGGACCAAGTCAAGTACTAATGTATGATGATTATCAAATTGTAATAGATGGGTGTAAAGGAGCTTGTCTTAGAAAAAGTTTAGAAAAGGCAGGAATAAAAATAGATTTAGCTTATGAATTAGATCATGAAGATTATATGACAGAGAAAAAAGCTGGACCACATTTTGATGAAAAGAAAATGTTGGAATTAACAGATATTATAGAAAGAGATATTAAAAAATTAATAGAAAAAGAAAATAAATGATTTTTTAAAGATTAATTAGTTTGTGATACAATAAAGGGGTGAATAAAATTGGATATAACAATATTAGGAGTTGAAAGTAGAGAATTATTAGATCTGGAAATAAATTTACTAAAAGTAATTAATAAAATAGAGAAAGATATTAATATAAAAAAAATATCTGATCCAAAAAAAATTGCTGAACGTGGAATAATGTCTGTGCCAGCTCTTATAATAAATGGAGAGCTGAAATTTTCTGGTGAGATTCCAACAGTGCATGAATTAAAAATAATTTTAAAAAATTTAAAATAGGAAGTGATTAGAGTGAATTTGAAGATTTTAGGGACTGGGTGTCCAAATTGTATTAAGTTAGAGAAAAATGTAATAGAAGCTGTAGAAAAATTAGGAATAGAGGCAGAAATAGAAAAAGTAACTGAGATAAAGGATATAATGGCATTTGGAGTAATGATGACACCAACTTTAGTTGTAGATGGAGAAGTGAAAATTATGGGAAAAATTGCAAAAGTTGATGAGATTATAAAAGTTTTGCAAAAATAAGGAAAGTAGTTTATGAAGAGGCGTGATTTATTGCGTCTCTTTTTGTATTGTGAGATTTTAGGTATATTAAATTAACAATTTATGCTTATAATATAAATAATTTAATGAAAATATAGCACTAAATATCAAGCAACTATTTTAAAATTAAAGTATAATTTCTTTATAATTAATTAAAAAAAGGAGAAATTATTATGAATAAAACAGCGATTTTTCACGAAATAGATTCAAATTATTGTTATGGAGTATCCAAAGATGAATTGTTAATAAAAATAAGAACAGAAAAAAATAATATAAAAGAGGTTGAATTATTATATGTGGATAAATTTAAATATCTATTTGCTAAGAAAAAAGAATTTAGAAATGTAAAAATGAAAAAAAGATATACAGATGATATGTTTGATTATTATGAGACAGTTATAAAATTTGATGTCTTAAGTTTAAGCTATATTTTTAAATTAAAAGATGAGAAAGAAGAAATTTTTTATGGAAATTATAAATTTTATAACGAGATAAATAAAGAAGAGGGAATAGCTTATATTCCAGAAATGTTTACAATGCCTGTTTTAGATTTTACAGATCTTTTTATTACTCCAAAATGGGCAGAAGAATCAATTGTATATCAAATTTTTCCAGAGAGATTTTATCGTGGAGATAATTATATAGAAAATAAAAACCATTTAGATTGGAATGGAAATGTAGAAAATGACAGTTATTTAGGTGGAAATTTATTAGGAATTATAGATAAAATGGAATATATTTCAGAATTAGGAGTTAATACAATTTATCTAAATCCAATATTTAAAGCAGGATATAATCATAAATATTGTACATTTGATTATTTTGAGATAGATCCTGATTTTGGGACATTAGAGCTGTTTAAAAAATTAGTAAAAAAAGCTCATAAAAAAGGAATAAAAATAATTTTAGATGGAGCATTTAGCAGTACAGGAGTTGAATTTGAACCTTTTACAGATATTTTAGAAAAAAATGAAAAATCAAAATATAGTTCTTGGTATAAGATAGATAGATATCCAGTAGAAGTAAAATCACCAGCTAATTATAAATGTTTTGCACATTTTCCGCTACTTCCAAAATTGAATTATAGCTCTTTGGAGATGCAGGAGTATATACTAAAAGTATTAAAATATTGGATAGAAGAAGCGGATATAGATGGGTGGAGATTGGATGTGGCTGATGAGATACCACATTCTTTTTGGAAAAAAGCTAGAAAAGTTATAAAAGAAGTAAAATCGGAAGCTATAATAATTGGAGAAGTTTGGTATGATAGCTCTTCTTGGTTAAATGGAGATGAATTTGATACAGTTATGAATTATCAATTTTATACAGCTACTTTAGATTATATTGCAAAAAATAAGATTAATTCTAAAGAATATGGAGAAGCAATATCTAAATATTTGGCAAAATATAAAAAACAAACTCATAAATTATTATGGAATTTAATAGGGACTCATGATACTGCAAGATTTAGTTTTTTGGCTAATGAAAGAAAAGATAAAAAGATATTAGCTTTGATTCTGCAATTTACAATGATTGGAACTCCATTAATATATTATGGAGATGAAGTAGGGCTTACAGGAGGAGAAGACCCTGATAATAGAAGGGGAATGCTTTGGGGAGATAGCCAAGATAAAGAATTATTAGAATTTTACAAAAAGATAATAAAGATAAGAAAAAATGAAAAAGCTTTATTTTTAGGAGAGATTGAGATTGAAGATAGTGAAGATAATGTTTTTCATTTTAGAAGAAAATATAATAATGATGTAATTGAAATTTATATAAATAATAGTGATAAAAATATAAATAAAATTATAGAAGGGAAATATATTGATATTTTTGATGAAAAAGAGGTTTTAGGAGAGATTGATATTCTAAAATTTGGATTTAAAATATTAAAAAAATAGAGTTGTTTTATGTGTAAAATAAAGTTATAATAAAAAATAAGCTACGCTTTATACAGTAGAGTATAAAAATTTTATCTTGAAAAATTGCATGTTTTAAAAAATGGAGTAGCTTATTTTCTGAACAAATTTATATTTACCTAATTGGGTACAATAAAAAAATAAATTTGTCAAAATTGTTTGAGAAAATCTGTAGATTCGTTCATATTTTTCAAACAAATGACTCATTAATTTTTTTAAAGTCCCTTGATAAAAAAGATGATTTGTTTCAAGAAAAATTATTTTTAAGTATACCAAAAAGGAGTTTTTTATGAACTATTTTGATGAAATTTCAAAGGTTATTGATTATATAGAGGATAATTTGAGAAATGATATTACAATTGATGATTTATGTAATTATATATATATTTCAAAATATCATTTTCAAAGATTATTTAAAAGTATAGTTGGAGAGTCTGTTATATCCTATATAAAAAAGAGAAGAGTTTATGAAGCGGCATTAGAATTAAAAACTTCTAATAAAAATATTTTAGAGATAGCTATTGAATTTAATTTTAATTCTAATGAAGTTTTTTCGAGAAGTTTTAAAAAAATATATGGAATAACTCCTAAAAAATATAGAGATTCAAAGATGATAATAAACAAATATCCCAAAATAGATTTAGTAGCAAGAAAATTATTTATTAATAGCTTGGGATATTTAATATCTTGGGAATTAGTAGAGATGCCAGAACTAAAATTAATTGGATTGCAGGGCGTTTCTACTGGAAAAAATGATATTGAGATTACTAGAAAAATTTGGAATGAATTACTAAAAGAGCTACCTAAATTAAAAAATATAGAAAATTCTAATTTACATTATAATTTTTTGATTAATGGTTTTTCTGATGACTTAAATATTTTTTTTGGAGGATTTAAAGTTAAAAATTTTGATTTCATCCCTTCAAAATTTATTTTGAGAAAGATTAATTCTCAAAAATATGTAAAATTTATGCATAAAAGTGAAAGTAAAAATGGGATAACGAAATCTCTTGATAAAACAATAGATCTTATTTATGATACTTGGCTACCTAATACAAATTATAAAATAGATGATATAGGATTTGATTTGCTTGTTGTTAGTAATGAAGAAAATTTAAATACAGAAGGAGAAAATACAATTATAGAACTGTATTTGCCTT is a window from the Haliovirga abyssi genome containing:
- a CDS encoding response regulator transcription factor, with translation MEKILIVEDEKRISRFIELQLKHEGYKIDSAFDGREALDKIKNGDYDLVLLDIMIPKINGIEVCRRVREYSNIPIIMVTAKDEMTDKVIGLDLGANDYITKPFEIEELLARIRVQLRGKTSGGKTEGNILKAEDLIMNIEQCIVKRGEIEIELSKKEFELLEYLLINKGIVATRDKILNNVWGYDYFGNDNILDVHIKHLRDKIDKPFEKKLIKTVRGFGFTIKK
- a CDS encoding sensor histidine kinase → MKIFKKWKLSNKLAFTYGFVFLITFATINFVIFRTIFVFGEKEANAQMSEVKEMVKNEINNMVELNKGEMENRKRTYQIAENILKKGFDTYIRIYNDDKIIVNSLDKNIPKFDYKKDIEKSKLEKIGDKVYSVYNLKLDFKGKEMYIQFIMDITRQYGFIKLLRKNMIIGELIGLLISILVGKYLSKSLLKPIKEITKNAKYITINDLSKRVYLSNKHDEIYELGKVLNEMISRLEESFKNQNKFISDASHELRTPLSVMQGYLEIIDGWGKNEKEVLDESIIALKEEVTNMKNLVEKLLFLAKGESGNIKLNKEKVMLNKLVEKVIRDTEIMVPDYKIINNINDEIEVEIDSNLIQQCMRGIIDNSIKYSQVDKKIEINSINKEGIAKISIKDNGIGMEKEELDKVFDRFYRIDESRTKDTGGTGLGLSIVKTIMDLHNGDIKIDSQMGNGTEITMIFKLDVNRDGGD
- a CDS encoding HU family DNA-binding protein is translated as MIKKEFIARLSAKLGERRDRTYEVVESFWETLGECLEEDGELKLSSYGVFKVKETVERNVKHPTTKEIIIIPKKNVIKFYASNKLKMKINNDSKKSNSKKRFSIKDVMKKIPNIFGKKI
- a CDS encoding substrate-binding periplasmic protein yields the protein MLKKILFIISLSLIFNNVILGNDGKEFIIYATPTKPFKISPTKGISIEILQLVMKDMKISNYKFKFVAAVKRAVEYAKRGRCSMLIGYSIKKSRLSFLAYPQKSYRRIKWNFFIRKEDKNKIFYNKLEDLKNYTIGVTRGTSYTEEFWKAEKFLKFDYASKNNLQIKKLIGKRFDLVPLNTRSTLYESKEAGVLDKIDYLKKPLKDKLYYDPICIHSDFFKPTSHENTTREEKIKKFLKQYDRIIEKLEKDGTINRIYEEYGYKYKLK
- a CDS encoding permease — translated: MFGWLDNLVRYIVENIFNISMDTRLGGSVHFFIYDTVKILILLSFMIFIISYVRSYFPAERTKKILERFSGITANIMASLLGIVTPFCSCSSVPLFIGFVEAEVSLGVTFSFLITSPIVNEAAFAILLASFGWKIATIYVITGVVVGVIGGIIIDKLHMEKYVEEYVYQMKVGDVDIVKMSQNERVNFAKDNVIEIVKKVWLFLLIGIGLGALIHGWAPQEMLAKYAGPNNPFAVLVAVILGVPLYSNALGTIPIAEALINKGVGIGTALAFMMAVTAMSMPEMILLRKVIKPKLIATFVTITGIGIVLVGYLFNWLL
- a CDS encoding 4Fe-4S dicluster domain-containing protein; translated protein: MGKKLPEKFAKWHGVDRTKIPWYPIVDTEKCIGCKLCFVSCGRGVYNFDMKSNKAIVENKFQCLVGCTTCAAICPVEAISFPDKEIVHEIEKEEKILVKIQKIAKEKKIKMDIDKIEKEVLENISKAKISKEYEIAGLIIGKEIFKEIYSEIKDCSVDIVDINIKTSSLRGTIDLDAPTVATFKIISTEMEDITKCEDKIAKLIVKNGIVILKKD
- a CDS encoding arsenic resistance protein, producing MIKKIQKNLSGNMLIYTFLVMIGGFGVGYIFPNAKKLSTYILPIVFIMIYPMMINISLASLKKIKGSTKPLIEATILNFIYAPAFLYILTSIFIADPRIKLALMLLAVAPASSMGLGYIGLAEGHMVTGAIIVAVAFILSIFVYPIAGSYFAAGANIVLPLPLMLKNLGVILILPLALGIITRELIMKKHDEKVYNSKFKPVFSVVTLASLYLLMFTIFASKADLIIKNYKAIIMIAPVAIIYYTVTIFFTIYMNKTVLKFEYGHHQAVVFTSVSKNIALTIAIIIAIFGKDGQYMAIAPAIMSLFQPIFLMTYLKSSGKVKKHFNVSKN
- a CDS encoding putative zinc-binding protein, encoding MKKKELSEIKTEAAKKTITMQHEKFGKTIGVNGCAGSSNLGQKSFFISRELTKRFPNAFMRCPLGLYPEVEGPSQVLMYDDYQIVIDGCKGACLRKSLEKAGIKIDLAYELDHEDYMTEKKAGPHFDEKKMLELTDIIERDIKKLIEKENK
- a CDS encoding thioredoxin family protein; protein product: MDITILGVESRELLDLEINLLKVINKIEKDINIKKISDPKKIAERGIMSVPALIINGELKFSGEIPTVHELKIILKNLK
- a CDS encoding thioredoxin family protein, encoding MNLKILGTGCPNCIKLEKNVIEAVEKLGIEAEIEKVTEIKDIMAFGVMMTPTLVVDGEVKIMGKIAKVDEIIKVLQK
- a CDS encoding glycoside hydrolase family 13 protein — its product is MNKTAIFHEIDSNYCYGVSKDELLIKIRTEKNNIKEVELLYVDKFKYLFAKKKEFRNVKMKKRYTDDMFDYYETVIKFDVLSLSYIFKLKDEKEEIFYGNYKFYNEINKEEGIAYIPEMFTMPVLDFTDLFITPKWAEESIVYQIFPERFYRGDNYIENKNHLDWNGNVENDSYLGGNLLGIIDKMEYISELGVNTIYLNPIFKAGYNHKYCTFDYFEIDPDFGTLELFKKLVKKAHKKGIKIILDGAFSSTGVEFEPFTDILEKNEKSKYSSWYKIDRYPVEVKSPANYKCFAHFPLLPKLNYSSLEMQEYILKVLKYWIEEADIDGWRLDVADEIPHSFWKKARKVIKEVKSEAIIIGEVWYDSSSWLNGDEFDTVMNYQFYTATLDYIAKNKINSKEYGEAISKYLAKYKKQTHKLLWNLIGTHDTARFSFLANERKDKKILALILQFTMIGTPLIYYGDEVGLTGGEDPDNRRGMLWGDSQDKELLEFYKKIIKIRKNEKALFLGEIEIEDSEDNVFHFRRKYNNDVIEIYINNSDKNINKIIEGKYIDIFDEKEVLGEIDILKFGFKILKK
- a CDS encoding AraC family transcriptional regulator, which produces MNYFDEISKVIDYIEDNLRNDITIDDLCNYIYISKYHFQRLFKSIVGESVISYIKKRRVYEAALELKTSNKNILEIAIEFNFNSNEVFSRSFKKIYGITPKKYRDSKMIINKYPKIDLVARKLFINSLGYLISWELVEMPELKLIGLQGVSTGKNDIEITRKIWNELLKELPKLKNIENSNLHYNFLINGFSDDLNIFFGGFKVKNFDFIPSKFILRKINSQKYVKFMHKSESKNGITKSLDKTIDLIYDTWLPNTNYKIDDIGFDLLVVSNEENLNTEGENTIIELYLPLKR